In Deltaproteobacteria bacterium, a single window of DNA contains:
- a CDS encoding ABC transporter ATP-binding protein, producing the protein MAHRKSLITVRNLSKSFATVAGDIQVLHDVNVSIPEGSFTIIFGPSGSGKSTLLNCLIGLEPPTSGTVKYQGRDMYSMSIDDRAYFRAHTMGMVHQTNYWVNSLNVLENVALPLHCLGVRGGAARDAAMASLTRLGIERHAGKLPTVLSGGEQQRVSMARALVNNPGYIVADEPTGNLDSKNGDAIIQLLRYFNKTLLRTVVLVTHNQEYLPVADQLILLQDGRATRAEGDNIRLFRMQLAKDIEQRAANWSGYA; encoded by the coding sequence ATGGCGCATCGAAAGTCCTTGATTACGGTACGGAACCTCTCGAAGAGCTTTGCTACGGTCGCCGGTGATATTCAGGTGTTGCATGATGTCAACGTGAGTATTCCCGAGGGTAGCTTCACCATTATCTTTGGTCCTTCGGGCAGCGGCAAGTCCACGCTACTCAATTGCCTCATCGGCCTGGAGCCGCCAACGTCCGGCACGGTCAAGTACCAAGGCCGCGACATGTACTCCATGAGTATCGATGACCGTGCCTATTTTCGGGCGCACACGATGGGAATGGTGCATCAGACAAACTACTGGGTAAACAGTCTGAACGTGCTCGAGAATGTTGCTCTTCCGTTGCATTGTCTGGGGGTGCGTGGCGGAGCTGCTCGCGATGCAGCGATGGCTTCGCTCACGCGCCTTGGTATCGAGCGGCATGCGGGCAAGCTGCCAACCGTCCTGTCGGGCGGCGAACAACAGCGGGTCTCCATGGCTAGGGCCTTGGTCAATAACCCCGGGTACATTGTGGCCGACGAGCCCACCGGCAACCTGGATAGCAAGAATGGCGACGCCATCATCCAACTTCTGCGTTACTTCAACAAGACACTGTTGCGGACAGTGGTGCTCGTGACTCACAACCAAGAGTACCTTCCTGTCGCCGATCAACTGATATTGCTGCAGGACGGCCGGGCCACTCGAGCCGAAGGTGACAACATCCGGTTGTTCAGGATGCAACTTGCGAAAGATATCGAACAGCGTGCCGCGAACTGGAGCGGGTATGCATAG